From Streptomyces asiaticus, one genomic window encodes:
- a CDS encoding ABC transporter permease, producing MTATLTRSPEQESGQPTGGRRVPVTRACRFEFVKLVSQWRIRLLVLACWIAPALFVAGVSQQSTLPVDTLFGRWMLASGWAGPLVMLGFAGTWALPLLTSVVAGDVFASEDRLGTWRHLLVAVRSPRRIFVAKAVASLTVLLLLVAGLAVSSTVGGLLVVGDQPLVGLDGHLLAPSDAAVSVLLSWVCVLAPTLALAALGLLGSVTLGRSPMGLLVPVLVSLAMAVAQMLPLPVAVRVALPSYAFISWNGLFTSPQQLGPLLIGIVVSLVWAVVATALAYVLFVRRDFTNPAHDGSGRRAITVGVLPLVGVAAASFAVVAATTSATGSGIEQDKVQRSLATAFAHLYRMQTDQLNRPAVTEAQLKATAACNKGSVRVAAEGPGNDWRCVVTWHLPGVEATGQAIYQLDVTPDGRFMADGDGPKEVNGYFLVRTPDGDAPNPLWQFDGNVELLDTTPKG from the coding sequence ATGACCGCGACCCTCACCCGGAGCCCGGAACAGGAAAGCGGGCAGCCGACCGGAGGCCGTCGCGTCCCCGTCACCCGCGCCTGCCGCTTCGAGTTCGTCAAGCTCGTCTCCCAGTGGCGGATCCGCTTGCTGGTCCTCGCCTGCTGGATCGCTCCCGCCCTCTTCGTCGCCGGGGTGAGCCAGCAGAGCACGCTTCCCGTCGACACCCTCTTCGGGCGCTGGATGCTCGCCTCCGGGTGGGCCGGGCCGCTGGTGATGCTCGGTTTCGCGGGGACCTGGGCGCTGCCGCTGCTGACCTCGGTCGTGGCCGGTGATGTGTTCGCCTCCGAGGACCGGCTCGGCACCTGGCGCCATCTGCTCGTCGCGGTCCGCTCGCCCCGGCGGATCTTCGTGGCGAAGGCGGTGGCCAGTCTCACCGTCCTGCTGCTGCTCGTGGCCGGGCTCGCGGTCTCCAGCACCGTCGGCGGCCTCCTCGTGGTCGGCGACCAGCCGCTGGTCGGTCTCGACGGCCATCTCCTGGCACCGTCGGACGCCGCCGTCTCGGTCCTGCTCTCCTGGGTCTGCGTCCTCGCCCCGACCCTGGCGCTCGCCGCGCTCGGCCTCCTCGGGTCGGTCACGCTGGGACGGTCCCCGATGGGGCTGCTGGTGCCCGTGCTCGTCTCGCTCGCGATGGCGGTCGCCCAGATGCTGCCGCTTCCGGTGGCCGTGCGCGTCGCCCTGCCGAGCTACGCCTTCATCTCCTGGAACGGTCTGTTCACCAGCCCTCAACAACTCGGCCCGCTGTTGATCGGCATCGTTGTCAGCCTCGTGTGGGCCGTGGTCGCGACGGCGCTGGCGTATGTGCTCTTCGTACGGCGCGACTTCACCAACCCGGCCCACGACGGTTCGGGCCGCCGCGCGATCACCGTCGGCGTCCTGCCGCTCGTCGGGGTGGCCGCCGCGTCGTTCGCGGTCGTCGCCGCGACGACCTCGGCGACGGGCTCCGGGATCGAGCAGGACAAGGTGCAGCGCTCGCTCGCCACGGCGTTCGCGCACCTGTACCGCATGCAGACCGACCAGCTCAACCGGCCCGCCGTCACCGAGGCCCAGTTGAAGGCCACGGCGGCGTGCAACAAGGGAAGCGTCAGGGTCGCGGCCGAAGGTCCGGGCAATGACTGGCGCTGCGTCGTGACCTGGCATCTTCCCGGCGTCGAGGCCACCGGACAGGCCATCTACCAACTCGACGTCACTCCGGACGGGCGGTTCATGGCCGATGGCGATGGACCGAAGGAAGTGAACGGCTACTTCCTGGTGCGGACCCCCGATGGTGACGCGCCGAACCCGCTGTGGCAGTTCGACGGCAACGTCGAACTGCTCGACACCACCCCGAAGGGATAA
- a CDS encoding bifunctional YncE family protein/alkaline phosphatase family protein, protein MQVTRRRKLVEEARINLISRRIGRRIPLLTAGTTAVALVAAGTALGQTHQFGTEQVGQVTKNGQVVSSNQYIAPYGDRLVINQGKIMSSSVSPDGTHMAASVTDGGAALAIVDLKNWKTQQLVSNAASSNPRIGSNNVGQEGPTYSPDGKQLWLGQPDGYTVFTVNADGGVAGPRTVSIPAQGAKHALVGAVAFSADGKTAYSAVNGQNRVVAIDAETGTIKQSWNVGNAPRGMVVVGDKLYVSNEGGRPAKPGEPTINSYGTQVLADQKTAATTSGTVSVIDLAKQDAAVSSIEVGLHPTAVYAKNGVVFVTNTADNNVSVIDTAKDKVVQTISTQPWAKARVGYEPDAVTLTDDGHLLVTLGRANAVAVYKFTSAQEPVSYIGLLPTDYFPSEITTSGKEVYVSNTRGIDARRKATGGHGTHDTTSSVQKFTLPDDSVIRSSTGKVFKQNGWNGESLKKTDGTPAKPVPVPVKLGDRSTIKHVFLLVKENRTYDQVFGDMPQGNGDPSLTEFGENVTPNQHALARQFGLYDNTYDIGTNSAEGHNWLMQSDDPEYTESSAGEYARSYDTEDDALGHQKTGFIWTGAQAAHKSVRNFGEFQQFLTKPSDASWQNLYCDTKNMASTGQDTAYPLNSTSPIPSLNDVSVHGFPKFDTSVPDVYRAQIWKKDFQKNGPANLNMFWLSSDHTGGPVSPASQVADNDLAVGQIVDEISHSKYWKDSAIFVVEDDSQAGLDHVDGHRAPVQIISPWAKHGKVDSHYYSQINMVRTIEQILGVQPMNQKDTAATPMASAFTQKPNFTPFKALPNRTSLTDGVKTPPSCGLDTPAAQSPKAAAVPSASVPADMKNVAAEWDQWKSKQRLTGPNAVPDYAPPAQMNHLTWYQTHNWAKPYPGEKKIYAPKDVPGAYIPSAENDG, encoded by the coding sequence ATGCAGGTGACTCGCCGCCGCAAACTCGTCGAGGAAGCCCGGATCAACCTCATCAGCAGACGCATCGGCCGCCGGATACCGCTGTTGACGGCGGGCACCACCGCCGTCGCCCTCGTGGCCGCCGGCACGGCGCTCGGGCAGACCCACCAGTTCGGCACGGAGCAGGTCGGCCAGGTAACCAAGAACGGCCAGGTCGTCTCCAGCAACCAGTACATCGCCCCGTACGGCGACCGTCTTGTCATCAACCAGGGCAAGATCATGTCGTCCTCGGTCAGCCCGGACGGCACACACATGGCCGCCTCGGTCACCGACGGTGGCGCGGCCCTGGCCATCGTGGACCTGAAGAACTGGAAGACGCAGCAGCTGGTCAGCAACGCCGCGTCGTCGAACCCCCGCATCGGCAGCAACAACGTGGGCCAGGAAGGCCCGACGTACTCGCCCGACGGCAAGCAGCTGTGGCTGGGCCAGCCGGACGGCTACACCGTGTTCACCGTGAACGCGGACGGCGGCGTCGCCGGCCCGCGGACCGTCAGCATCCCGGCGCAGGGGGCCAAGCACGCCCTGGTGGGCGCGGTGGCGTTCTCGGCCGACGGCAAGACCGCGTACTCCGCGGTCAACGGTCAGAACCGGGTCGTCGCCATCGACGCGGAGACCGGGACCATCAAGCAGAGCTGGAACGTGGGCAACGCCCCGCGCGGCATGGTCGTCGTCGGCGACAAGCTCTACGTGAGCAACGAGGGCGGCCGCCCGGCCAAGCCTGGCGAGCCCACGATCAACTCGTACGGCACGCAGGTACTCGCCGACCAGAAGACCGCCGCCACCACCAGCGGCACGGTCAGCGTCATCGACCTGGCGAAGCAGGACGCCGCGGTCTCCAGCATCGAGGTCGGTCTGCACCCGACCGCCGTGTACGCCAAGAACGGCGTGGTGTTCGTCACCAACACCGCCGACAACAACGTGTCGGTCATCGACACGGCGAAGGACAAGGTCGTCCAGACCATCTCCACCCAGCCGTGGGCCAAGGCCCGGGTGGGCTACGAGCCCGACGCGGTGACCCTCACCGACGACGGTCACCTGCTGGTGACCCTCGGCCGGGCCAACGCCGTCGCCGTCTACAAGTTCACCTCCGCGCAGGAGCCGGTCAGCTACATCGGTCTGCTCCCCACGGACTACTTCCCCTCGGAGATCACCACCTCCGGCAAGGAGGTGTACGTCTCCAACACCCGTGGCATCGACGCCCGCCGTAAGGCCACCGGCGGTCACGGCACCCACGACACGACCTCGAGCGTGCAGAAGTTCACGCTGCCCGACGACAGCGTGATCAGGTCCTCCACCGGCAAGGTCTTCAAGCAGAACGGCTGGAACGGCGAGTCCCTCAAGAAGACCGACGGCACCCCGGCCAAGCCGGTGCCGGTCCCGGTCAAGCTCGGTGACCGCTCGACGATCAAGCACGTCTTCCTGCTCGTCAAGGAGAACCGGACCTACGACCAGGTCTTCGGTGACATGCCGCAGGGCAACGGCGACCCGTCGCTGACCGAGTTCGGTGAGAACGTCACGCCGAACCAGCACGCCCTGGCCAGGCAGTTCGGCCTGTACGACAACACGTACGACATCGGCACCAACTCCGCCGAGGGGCACAACTGGCTGATGCAGTCCGACGACCCGGAGTACACCGAGTCCTCGGCCGGGGAGTACGCCCGCAGCTACGACACCGAGGACGACGCCCTCGGCCACCAGAAGACCGGCTTCATCTGGACCGGTGCCCAGGCGGCCCACAAGTCCGTCCGGAACTTCGGCGAGTTCCAGCAGTTCCTGACCAAGCCGTCGGACGCCAGCTGGCAGAACCTGTACTGCGACACCAAGAACATGGCGTCGACCGGCCAGGACACCGCCTACCCGCTGAACTCGACCTCGCCGATCCCGTCGCTCAACGATGTGTCGGTGCACGGCTTCCCGAAGTTCGACACCAGCGTGCCGGACGTCTACCGGGCACAGATCTGGAAGAAGGACTTCCAGAAGAACGGTCCGGCGAACCTGAACATGTTCTGGCTCTCCAGCGACCACACCGGTGGCCCGGTGAGCCCTGCCTCCCAGGTCGCGGACAACGACCTCGCCGTGGGCCAGATCGTTGACGAGATCTCGCACAGCAAGTACTGGAAGGACTCGGCGATCTTCGTCGTCGAGGACGACTCCCAGGCGGGTCTCGACCACGTCGACGGCCACCGTGCCCCGGTCCAGATCATCAGCCCCTGGGCCAAGCACGGCAAGGTGGACAGCCACTACTACTCACAGATCAACATGGTGCGGACCATCGAGCAGATCCTCGGGGTCCAGCCGATGAACCAGAAGGACACCGCGGCCACCCCGATGGCCTCGGCGTTCACCCAGAAACCGAACTTCACGCCGTTCAAGGCGCTGCCCAACCGGACCTCGCTGACCGACGGGGTGAAGACCCCGCCGTCCTGTGGTCTCGACACCCCCGCGGCGCAGAGCCCGAAGGCGGCGGCCGTGCCGTCGGCCTCGGTGCCGGCGGACATGAAGAACGTCGCCGCCGAGTGGGACCAGTGGAAGTCGAAGCAGCGGCTGACCGGCCCCAACGCCGTTCCGGACTACGCTCCCCCCGCCCAGATGAACCACCTCACGTGGTACCAGACACACAACTGGGCGAAGCCCTACCCGGGTGAGAAGAAGATCTACGCTCCCAAGGACGTGCCGGGCGCCTACATCCCGTCGGCGGAGAACGACGGCTGA
- a CDS encoding helix-turn-helix domain-containing protein yields MQMDRRPRTAREKYGEELRLRRVAAEMTQEALSERVVCSPTLISHFEAGRRLPRPDDAARIDQALGTDGFFARWLEDLESKFADHFAVAAELERQASELRLYGLSLVPGLLQTDAYARAVLRTASPNYRTEDLDRRVVNRVERARILDNPLSPVMWTLLDEAVLRRRVGGPHAMAEQLRKIADMAEVGRLRLHVLPFGIGAHALIESMVTLMRFTDAAPVAYVEGLRTGNLMDDPTLVSSCQSAYDLAMGDAVSHDESLALIRAIAEEHEHGQH; encoded by the coding sequence ATGCAGATGGATCGAAGGCCACGCACCGCCAGGGAGAAGTACGGCGAGGAGCTGAGGCTCCGCCGCGTAGCCGCCGAGATGACGCAGGAAGCGCTGAGTGAGCGCGTGGTGTGCTCGCCCACGCTGATCAGTCACTTTGAGGCGGGACGCCGGTTGCCGAGGCCGGACGACGCGGCGCGGATCGACCAGGCGCTGGGGACGGACGGGTTCTTCGCGCGGTGGCTGGAGGATCTGGAGTCGAAGTTCGCCGACCACTTCGCGGTCGCGGCGGAATTGGAGCGGCAGGCGTCAGAGCTTCGGCTGTACGGACTCTCTCTCGTTCCTGGGCTGCTCCAGACCGACGCCTACGCACGTGCGGTGCTGCGCACGGCCAGCCCCAACTACCGCACCGAGGATCTTGACCGGCGCGTGGTCAACCGCGTAGAGCGTGCCCGGATCCTCGATAATCCGTTGAGCCCCGTCATGTGGACCCTGTTGGATGAGGCAGTGCTCCGGCGCCGGGTCGGTGGGCCGCATGCCATGGCGGAACAACTGCGCAAGATCGCGGACATGGCCGAGGTTGGACGATTGCGGCTGCATGTGTTGCCGTTCGGCATCGGGGCTCACGCTCTCATCGAGAGCATGGTCACCCTCATGCGCTTCACCGATGCCGCACCCGTCGCATACGTCGAAGGTCTCCGTACGGGCAACTTGATGGACGATCCGACCCTGGTGAGCTCCTGCCAGTCGGCCTACGATCTCGCCATGGGCGATGCGGTGTCGCATGACGAATCCCTGGCCCTGATCAGGGCCATAGCGGAGGAACACGAACATGGCCAGCACTGA
- a CDS encoding DUF397 domain-containing protein, with product MASTDHTVSDASSLTGWFKSSYSGPSNGDCLEVARGHADIPVRDSKDPHGPALVFEPSAWSAFVSAVKRGEFPIT from the coding sequence ATGGCCAGCACTGATCACACCGTCTCCGACGCCTCCTCCCTCACCGGGTGGTTCAAGTCCAGCTACAGCGGGCCCAGCAACGGCGACTGCCTCGAAGTAGCGCGGGGCCACGCCGACATACCCGTCCGCGACAGCAAAGACCCCCACGGCCCGGCGCTCGTATTCGAGCCGTCCGCGTGGTCGGCGTTCGTCTCCGCCGTCAAACGCGGGGAGTTCCCCATCACCTGA